One window of the Pseudochaenichthys georgianus chromosome 21, fPseGeo1.2, whole genome shotgun sequence genome contains the following:
- the LOC117466352 gene encoding piggyBac transposable element-derived protein 3: protein MEANTKDNSSGSSKYKPRQERFSVQRALELLGLIDGDNSDLEDLSDNDDPILDANYQPPPQEQSSSEDEDDSSDDEDPIPQPTEHSRGRSGTGTGTDTGSSRTPRRRRQTQQIDADRSDDDSEEPTPGPSTQGQPNTGRGLRWRATPLTPDLAQFEHEDETELDRNGWTPLNYFEQYIDRDLMKMISDCSNAMSLSRSGDPLNTSVDEVYHFFGACILMSCIRYPTIRMYWSKALRITAITDRFTRDRFFRLRGSIKVLIDDDVPEDLRKRDKFWKVRPFLDRILQGCKSQNRPECASIDEQMIPFTGACPYRQYLPMKPNPVGIKNFVCATADGIVLDFDLYQGKGALLEQVEEEEVGLGLGGLVLARLCQTLHRGTKVYCDRFFTSIRCVEQMVKKEMYITGTIMKNRLAGAKEKLPSDKTMKNTGRGTSSELSTEDGKMCLVKWYDNKPVLMMSVVHGTEPEDTCQRWDKKLKQYVTVSRPSIVREYNLKMGGVDLIDRMISYYRMSARTKKWTMRMLMHFTDLALANSWLLYRKDLAICATPKKSIMQFLEFRTEMATTLLAQHHGQGSDADLSEQSEEEDHSNQGKKRPVTAVPHVSVRRRANAHLPEMISLKNAARCRVAGCTGRTRVRCVTCKVFLCLQGDRNCYTAFHT, encoded by the exons ATGGAGGCAAACACAAAGGATAATTCAAGTGGCAGCTCCAAATACAAACCTCGACAAG AGCGTTTTTCTGTACAAAGAGCATTGGAGCTACTTGGGTTAATTGATGGAGACAACTCAGATTTGGAAGACTTGTCTGACAACGATGATCCCATCCTGGATGCCAATTATCAACCCCCACCACAGGAGCAAAGCAGCAGTGAGGATGAGGATGACAGTAGTGATGATGAGGACCCCATTCCTCAGCCCACTGAGCACAGCAGAGGAC GTTCAGGGACAGGGACAGGGACAGATACAGGTTCATCCCGCACTCCCAGACGGCGCCGTCAAACTCAGCAGATCGATGCTGATCGCTCCGATGATGACTCGGAAGAGCCAACACCAGGACCAAGCACTCAGGGACAGCCCAATACAG GACGTGGGTTGCGCTGGAGGGCTACTCCATTGACGCCAGACCTTGCCCAGTTTGAGCATGAGGACGAAACTGAGCTTGACAGAAATGGCTGGACCCCACTAAACTATTTTGAACAGTATATAGATAGAGATTTGATGAAAATGATTTCAGATTGCTCTAATGCTATGTCACTGTCGAGGAGTGGGGACCCACTCAACACCTCTGTAGATGAGGTTTACCACTTTTTTGGTGCCTGTATTTTGATGTCCTGCATCCGATACCCAACAATCAGGATGTACTGGTCCAAAGCCTTGAGAATCACTGCCATCACTGACAGATTCACGCGTGACAGATTCTTCAGACTGAGGGGATCAATAAAAGTGCTAATTGATGATGATGTGCCAGAAGATCTGAGGAAGAGGGACAAATTCTGGAAGGTGAGGCCTTTTCTGGATCGGATTCTGCAAGGCTGCAAGTCTCAGAATCGACCTGAATGCGCATCTATTGATGAGCAGATGATTCCTTTCACGGGAGCCTGTCCATACAGACAATATCTGCCAATGAAGCCAAACCCAGTTGGCATCAAGAACTTTGTTTGTGCTACAGCAGATGGCATTGTGCTGGACTTTGATCTGTATCAAGGTAAAGGTGCACTGCTTGAGCAGGTCGAAGAAGAAGAGGTGGGCCTGGGGTTGGGAGGCTTAGTCTTGGCTCGTCTGTGTCAAACTCTGCATCGTGGCACGAAAGTGTATTGTGACCGGTTCTTCACAAGCATCCGATGTGTGGAACAAATGGTGAAGAAGGAGATGTACATTACTGGTACAATAATGAAGAACCGACTCGCTGGCGCGAAGGAGAAGCTACCCTCTGACAAGACcatgaaaaacacaggaagaGGTACCTCATCAGAACTTTCCACTGAAGACGGAAAGATGTGTCTAGTGAAGTGGTACGACAACAAACCAGTATTGATGATGTCTGTTGTTCATGGCACAGAGCCTGAAGACACCTGCCAGCGCTGGGACAAGAAATTGAAACAATATGTGACTGTCTCGCGACCAAGCATTGTCCGTGAGTACAACCTCAAGATGGGTGGAGTTGATTTGATCGATAGAATGATTAGCTACTATCGCATGAGCGCCCGTACTAAGAAGTGGACGATGCGGATGCTAATGCACTTCACGGATCTGGCTTTAGCCAACAGCTGGCTACTCTACCGCAAAGACCTCGCAATATGTGCTACACCAAAGAAGAGCATCATGCAGTTCCTGGAGTTCCGTACGGAAATGGCTACGACCCTCTTGGCCCAGCATCACGGTCAAGGAAGCGATGCAGACCTCTCTGAACAGTCAGAGGAAGAAGACCACTCAAATCAAGGGAAGAAACGTCCTGTGACGGCAGTGCCCCATGTCTCGGTCCGCAGGAGGGCGAATGCCCATCTCCCAGAGATGATCAGCCTGAAGAACGCGGCGCGCTGCAGGGTAGCAGGCTGCACTGGAAGAACCCGAGTGCGTTGTGTGACCTGCAAAGTGTTCTTGTGCTTGCAAGGCGATCGCAACTGTTACACAGCCTTTCACACATAG